In the genome of Candoia aspera isolate rCanAsp1 chromosome 1, rCanAsp1.hap2, whole genome shotgun sequence, one region contains:
- the SLC22A2 gene encoding solute carrier family 22 member 2, with amino-acid sequence MPTLDDILEHIGEFDLYQKRAFFVLCLLSAAFTPIYVGIVFLGFIPEHRCQTPGLPELRARCGWSLEEELNYTIPKKETHEDAFISQCQRYNVDWNVSGLNCTNPVSFFTAHSNISNIPVVACQDGWLYDFQGSSIVSEFNLVCKDAWKLDLFQSCVNVGFFLGCISIGYLADRFGRKRCLLITILINSISGVLVAVVPSYTWVVVFRLIQGLVSKGGWLTGYILIAEFVGMNYRRMVGIVYQVAFSVGLLVLAAIAYVVPHWRWLQLAVTLPNFFFLLYYWCLPESPRWLIAQQENDKALKIIKCIAKGNQKELPPSMEKLQPEEEKRDKPTPSFLDLVRTPQIRKHTLILMYTWFASAAVYQGLIMHLGIGGGNIYLDFFYSALVEFPAAIILILTVDCIGRRFPWAAANFMTGIACLVTALVPEDFYWLKMTAACLGRLGITMCYEMVCLVNAELYPTFLRNLGVLVCSSMSDIGGIITPFIVYRLANIWHELPLIVFAVIGLVGGALVLLLPETKGKTLPETIDDAENLHRPGRPKEKMIYLPVQNSDVSTY; translated from the exons ATGCCAACcttagatgatattctagagcacATTGGAGAGTTTGACTTGTACCAAAAAAGGGCATTTTTTGTCTTGTGTTTGCTCTCTGCTGCCTTCACACCCATCTATGTTGGTATCGTTTTCTTAGGTTTTATTCCTGAGCACCGTTGCCAGACTCCTGGGCTCCCTGAATTAAGAGCCAGATGTGGCTGGAGCCTTGAAGAGGAGCTGAATTataccattccaaagaaagaaaccCATGAAGATGCTTTCATTAGTCAGTGCCAGAGATACAATGTGGACTGGAATGTATCTGGGCTCAACTGCACAAATCCAGTTAGTTTTTTCACTGCTCACAGCAACATCAGCAACATTCCTGTTGTTGCATGCCAAGATGGTTGGCTTTATGATTTCCAAGGTTCATCCATTGTGAGTGAG tttaaCCTGGTGTGTAAAGATGCCTGGAAACTGGATCTATTTCAGTCATGTGTGAATGTGGGCTTTTTTCTTGGTTGCATAAGCATCGGGTACCTGGCAGACAG GTTTGGCCGAAAACGGTGCTTATTAATTACCATCCTAATAAATTCCATCTCTGGTGTCCTTGTGGCTGTGGTCCCTAGTTACACATGGGTGGTGGTTTTTCGCTTGATACAAGGATTGGTCAGCAAAGGAGGCTGGTTAACAGGATATATCTTGA TTGCAGAGTTTGTTGGCATGAACTATAGAAGAATGGTTGGTATTGTTTATCAAGTGGCCTTCAGTGTTGGACTCCTTGTGCTTGCTGCTATTGCTTATGTAGTTCCTCACTGGAGATGGCTGCAACTTGCTGTCACATTGCCAAATTTCTTCTTCTTGCTGTATTACTG GTGTCTTCCAGAATCCCCAAGATGGTTGATAGCCCAACAGGAAAATGACAAAGCCctgaaaattattaaatgtatagcCAAAGGGAACCAAAAGGAGCTGCCACCATCCATGGAG AAACTTCAGCCTGAAGAAGAAAAACGTGATAAGCCTACCCCTTCCTTTTTAGACCTGGTGAGAACGCCACAGATAAGGAAACATACATTAATCTTAATGTACACTTG GTTTGCCAGTGCTGCAGTGTATCAGGGCCTCATCATGCATCTGGGAATTGGAGGAGGCAACATTTACCTGGACTTTTTTTATTCCGCTCTTGTGGAATTCCCTGCTGCCATCATACTCATACTTACAGTTGACTGCATAGGCCGCCGCTTTCCCTGGGCTGCGGCAAATTTTATGACAGGAATTGCATGTCTCGTTACTGCCTTGGTTCCTGAAG ATTTCTATTGGCTTAAAATGACTGCTGCTTGCTTGGGCAGGCTGGGTATTACAATGTGCTATGAAATGGTTTGCTTAGTCAATGCAGAACTATACCCAACATTCCTCAG gaatctGGGGGTTCTTGTCTGCTCTTCCATGAGTGATATTGGGGGGATCATAACTCCATTCATTGTCTATAGACTGGCAAATATTTGGCACGAGCTTCCACTTATTGTCTTCG CTGTCATTGGCCTCGTGGGTGGTGCTTTGGTTCTGCTCTTACCTGAAACcaaagggaaaactttacctgaGACTATTGATGATGCCGAAAATCTGCACAG GCCAGGAAGGCCCAAAGAAAAAATGATTTACCTTCCTGTGCAAAACTCAGATGTGTCAACTTACTGA